A region from the Mycolicibacterium litorale genome encodes:
- a CDS encoding FAD-binding protein has translation MSAFDEEVDVVVVGSGGGVAGAYTAAREGLSVALVEATDRFGGTTAYSGGGGMWFPCNPVVARKGVDDTPDDALAYFHRVVGDRTPYDLQRTYVLGGPRLIEYLEADDHFQFAELPWPDYYGAVEHARADGRRHIVPVPLPAADLGPVAAQIRGPLDTERLGHPQPDLLTGGRALIGRFLAALARFPHARTYLDAPLVDLVETDGAVAGAVVHRGGRDVRIRARRGVLLAAGGFEQNPEMRRAWGVPGRSEDSMGCPGNTGIPHRAAIRLGADTDLMDQAWWSPGLTHPDGRSAFALWFTGGIFVDQRGQRFVNESAPYDRLGRAVLAHVTSGAMTLPFWMIYDDREGTVPPVKATNVSMVDTARYEDAGLWHTAQTLDALADLIGVPAEALTATVARYNAMVADGRDADFGRGDEPYDRAFSGGRSPMVPIDRPPFHAAAFGVSDLGTKGGLRTDTCARVLDTGSRPIPGLYAAGNTMAAVTGTTYPGGGNPIGASLLFSHLAALDMAGTEPR, from the coding sequence ATGTCTGCATTCGACGAAGAGGTCGATGTCGTCGTCGTCGGCTCCGGCGGCGGCGTCGCGGGCGCCTACACCGCCGCGCGGGAAGGACTGTCCGTCGCGCTGGTGGAGGCCACCGACCGGTTCGGCGGGACCACCGCGTACTCCGGCGGCGGCGGGATGTGGTTCCCGTGCAATCCGGTGGTGGCCCGCAAGGGTGTGGACGACACCCCCGACGACGCACTCGCGTACTTCCACCGTGTCGTCGGTGACCGCACGCCGTACGACCTGCAGCGAACCTACGTGCTGGGCGGCCCCCGGCTCATCGAGTACCTGGAAGCCGACGACCACTTCCAATTCGCCGAACTGCCCTGGCCGGACTACTACGGGGCGGTGGAGCACGCCCGCGCCGACGGCCGCCGCCACATCGTTCCTGTGCCGCTGCCCGCCGCCGACCTCGGGCCCGTGGCCGCGCAGATCCGCGGACCGCTCGACACCGAGCGGCTCGGGCATCCGCAGCCCGACCTGCTGACCGGCGGGCGCGCGCTGATCGGCCGGTTCCTGGCCGCCCTCGCGCGATTCCCGCACGCGCGGACGTATCTGGACGCGCCGCTGGTCGACCTCGTCGAGACCGACGGCGCCGTCGCCGGCGCGGTGGTCCACCGCGGCGGCCGGGACGTCAGGATCCGCGCACGCCGCGGTGTCCTGCTCGCGGCGGGCGGATTCGAGCAGAACCCTGAGATGCGCCGGGCGTGGGGTGTCCCCGGCCGGTCCGAGGACAGCATGGGCTGCCCCGGCAACACCGGCATCCCCCACCGGGCGGCGATCCGGCTCGGCGCCGACACCGACCTCATGGACCAGGCGTGGTGGTCGCCCGGCCTCACCCATCCCGACGGCCGTTCGGCGTTCGCGCTGTGGTTCACCGGCGGCATCTTCGTCGACCAGCGCGGGCAGCGATTCGTCAACGAATCCGCGCCGTACGACCGGCTCGGCCGTGCCGTCCTGGCCCACGTCACCTCGGGCGCGATGACATTGCCGTTCTGGATGATCTACGACGACCGCGAGGGGACAGTGCCGCCGGTCAAGGCCACCAACGTCTCGATGGTCGACACCGCCCGGTACGAGGACGCCGGACTCTGGCACACCGCGCAGACGCTCGACGCCCTCGCGGATCTGATCGGTGTGCCCGCGGAGGCGTTGACCGCCACCGTCGCCCGCTACAACGCGATGGTCGCCGACGGCCGCGATGCCGACTTCGGCCGGGGCGACGAACCGTACGACCGGGCGTTCTCCGGCGGCAGGTCGCCGATGGTACCGATCGACCGGCCGCCGTTCCACGCCGCCGCCTTCGGGGTGTCGGACCTGGGCACCAAGGGCGGGCTGCGCACCGACACCTGCGCCCGCGTGCTCGACACCGGTAGCCGGCCCATCCCGGGTCTCTACGCCGCGGGGAACACCATGGCCGCGGTCACCGGCACGACGTACCCCGGCGGCGGCAACCCGATCGGCGCGTCCCTGCTGTTCAGCCATCTCGCCGCGCTGGACATGGCGGGCACGGAGCCGCGGTGA
- a CDS encoding PadR family transcriptional regulator yields the protein MKPADRPNVTATGWALLGVLSYQDELSGYDMKKWTEWSLRFFYGSPAYSQIYTELKKLENIGLVESRVETDGGARSKRLYKITKAGLDALTDWADEGPVDPPQLKHNPLLRVTFGHLTNPRRLKEIMQEHVAYADRMQREAATEARWAEAEPAWAYGRVALQWAERYYAAERELALSVIKDLDAAEEAFARSAGGQDGTPSLAKDYWYEIERRVRAEEDE from the coding sequence ATGAAACCCGCCGACAGGCCCAACGTGACCGCCACCGGTTGGGCCCTGCTCGGCGTGCTGTCGTACCAGGACGAACTGTCCGGGTACGACATGAAGAAGTGGACCGAGTGGAGCCTGCGGTTCTTCTACGGCAGCCCCGCCTACAGCCAGATCTACACCGAGCTCAAGAAGCTCGAGAACATCGGCCTGGTGGAGTCACGGGTCGAAACCGACGGGGGTGCCCGCAGCAAGCGCCTGTACAAGATCACCAAGGCCGGCCTGGACGCGCTGACCGACTGGGCCGACGAGGGGCCGGTGGATCCGCCGCAGCTCAAACACAATCCGCTGCTGCGAGTGACCTTCGGGCATCTGACGAACCCGCGCCGGCTCAAGGAGATCATGCAGGAGCACGTCGCCTACGCCGACCGGATGCAGCGGGAGGCCGCCACCGAGGCCCGGTGGGCCGAGGCCGAACCCGCCTGGGCGTACGGCCGGGTGGCGCTGCAGTGGGCCGAACGCTATTACGCCGCCGAACGTGAGCTCGCGTTGAGCGTGATCAAGGACCTCGACGCGGCCGAGGAGGCGTTCGCCAGATCCGCGGGCGGCCAGGACGGCACACCGTCGCTGGCCAAGGACTACTGGTACGAGATCGAGCGCAGGGTCCGGGCCGAAGAGGACGAGTAG
- a CDS encoding NADH:flavin oxidoreductase yields MSDSRVDPLQPAMLGPVRLRNRVIKAATSEGRSPDGLVTDELIAFHKRFADGGVGMTTVAYCTVAEDGASAPGQIMMSARAVAGLRRLADTVHEAGAAVSAQLGHGGVVATRKVNKVTPKAPSRFVNPQSFDYCRPITRDEIRTVVDQFGAAAQVAVDAGFDAVELHLGHLYLPSSFLSPLMNRRKDEYGGTIENRARFARQIAHRVREVVGNRIAVIAKLSMEDGKRGGIALSESLRVVQLLDADRNLDAIELTQGSSVFKPMYLFRGDTPVDEFAAVMPPPMNVGVRMVGKRALGTFPYRDLYMLDSARQFVPVVEHTPLILLGGITTRDHMQEAMDEGFAFVAMGRALLREPDLVNQIRDQPSKRSLCNHNNKCMVTVFAKTHCVLDPDQRYGAVVSHA; encoded by the coding sequence ATGTCCGATTCGAGGGTCGACCCGCTGCAGCCGGCGATGCTCGGTCCGGTCCGGCTGCGCAACCGCGTCATCAAGGCGGCCACCTCCGAGGGCAGGTCACCGGACGGTCTGGTGACCGACGAGCTGATCGCCTTCCACAAGCGCTTCGCCGACGGCGGTGTCGGGATGACCACCGTCGCCTACTGCACCGTGGCGGAGGACGGCGCCAGCGCCCCCGGCCAGATCATGATGAGCGCCCGCGCGGTTGCGGGTCTGCGCAGACTCGCCGACACCGTGCACGAAGCGGGTGCGGCGGTGTCCGCCCAACTCGGCCACGGCGGGGTCGTCGCGACCCGGAAGGTCAACAAGGTCACCCCGAAAGCGCCAAGCCGCTTCGTCAACCCCCAGTCGTTCGACTACTGCCGGCCGATCACCCGGGACGAGATCCGCACCGTGGTGGATCAGTTCGGGGCGGCGGCGCAGGTGGCCGTCGACGCCGGCTTCGATGCGGTGGAACTGCACCTGGGACACCTGTACCTGCCCAGCTCGTTCCTGAGCCCACTGATGAACCGGCGCAAGGACGAGTACGGCGGCACCATCGAGAACCGGGCCCGGTTCGCCCGCCAGATCGCCCACCGCGTCCGGGAGGTCGTCGGCAACCGCATCGCCGTCATCGCGAAACTCAGCATGGAGGACGGGAAGCGGGGCGGGATCGCGCTGAGCGAATCGCTGCGGGTGGTCCAGCTCCTCGACGCCGACCGCAACCTCGACGCGATCGAACTCACCCAGGGCTCTTCGGTGTTCAAGCCGATGTACCTGTTCCGCGGCGACACCCCGGTCGACGAGTTCGCGGCCGTGATGCCGCCTCCGATGAACGTCGGGGTGCGGATGGTCGGCAAGCGGGCGCTGGGCACCTTCCCCTACCGGGATCTGTACATGCTCGACTCGGCACGGCAATTCGTCCCGGTCGTCGAGCACACCCCGCTGATCCTGCTCGGTGGCATCACCACTCGCGACCACATGCAGGAGGCGATGGACGAAGGGTTCGCCTTCGTGGCCATGGGGCGTGCGCTGCTGCGGGAACCGGATCTGGTGAACCAGATTCGCGACCAGCCGTCGAAACGCAGCCTGTGCAACCACAACAACAAGTGCATGGTGACGGTGTTCGCCAAGACGCACTGCGTGCTCGACCCCGATCAGCGCTACGGGGCGGTGGTGAGCCACGCGTGA
- a CDS encoding LLM class F420-dependent oxidoreductase, with protein MRIGLSTPVVVQVPGVASAWERDAAIDDLRTIARAADSLGFDHLTCSEHVAVPEAEAATRGAVYWDPLATLGFLAACTSQIRLATSVIVLGYHHPLEIAKRYGTLDRVSGGRLTLGVGVGSLAAEFDLLGAEFGDRGQRADDALRALRASLSTTRPAYDGEFYRYDSMVVEPCAVQPRVPIWVGGRTRRSLRRAVELADGWMPFGLRGAEVAELLAGMNVPADFDVVLPVGPLDPTGRPDEAARRLRALDDAGATAVTCSLAATSAGHYCDQLGALRAVADDL; from the coding sequence ATGCGAATCGGTCTGTCGACGCCCGTGGTCGTCCAGGTGCCCGGGGTGGCTTCGGCATGGGAGCGCGACGCCGCGATCGACGACCTGCGGACGATCGCCCGCGCAGCGGATTCCCTCGGATTCGATCACCTCACCTGTTCCGAGCACGTCGCCGTCCCCGAAGCCGAGGCGGCCACCCGCGGTGCCGTGTACTGGGATCCGCTGGCGACGTTGGGATTCCTGGCTGCCTGCACCAGTCAAATCAGGCTGGCCACATCGGTGATCGTGCTGGGCTATCACCACCCGCTGGAGATCGCCAAACGGTACGGCACGCTCGACCGGGTCAGCGGCGGACGGCTGACGCTCGGCGTCGGCGTGGGTTCTCTCGCTGCCGAATTCGACCTCCTCGGCGCAGAATTCGGCGACCGTGGCCAGCGCGCCGACGACGCACTCCGCGCATTGCGCGCTTCCCTGTCCACCACGCGACCGGCCTACGACGGCGAGTTCTACCGCTACGACTCCATGGTCGTCGAGCCGTGCGCGGTGCAGCCCCGGGTGCCGATCTGGGTGGGAGGGCGCACCCGGCGCTCACTGCGACGGGCCGTGGAGCTTGCCGACGGCTGGATGCCGTTCGGTCTGCGCGGTGCCGAGGTCGCGGAGCTGCTTGCCGGGATGAACGTCCCGGCGGATTTCGACGTCGTGCTCCCAGTCGGCCCGCTCGACCCGACAGGACGTCCGGACGAGGCCGCGCGGCGGCTGCGCGCACTCGACGACGCCGGAGCCACGGCCGTCACCTGCTCCCTCGCCGCGACGTCGGCCGGGCACTACTGCGACCAACTCGGCGCGTTGCGGGCCGTCGCCGACGACCTGTAA
- a CDS encoding SDR family NAD(P)-dependent oxidoreductase translates to MTRYTDRRVLVTGGGSGIGQACVLRILDEGGRVVATDISEAGLKDTVSKAPSAEGRLSTVVMDVGEEASVTAGVAEAVGLLGGLDTLINAAGILRSARLEQTTLSDFEQVLRVNLVGTFLTIREAIPALRNGDGPAVVNFSSTSAEFAHPYMSAYAASKGGILSMTHTLALEFAKDGIRFNCVQPGSISSGMTDGTGQARQSVGPGLPDDADYSLFGRLQPMLAIDGGAMFADPSAVASVVAMLGSPDAFFVTGTEVRVDGGTHM, encoded by the coding sequence ATGACGCGCTACACCGATCGTCGCGTTCTGGTCACCGGTGGCGGATCGGGGATCGGGCAGGCATGCGTGCTGCGGATCCTGGACGAAGGCGGCCGCGTGGTCGCCACCGACATCAGCGAAGCCGGACTGAAGGACACGGTGAGCAAGGCGCCGTCGGCGGAGGGCCGGCTGTCGACGGTCGTGATGGACGTCGGAGAAGAGGCGTCGGTCACGGCCGGCGTGGCCGAGGCGGTAGGACTCCTCGGCGGGCTCGACACGCTGATCAACGCGGCGGGCATCCTGCGGTCGGCGCGACTGGAACAGACGACGCTGTCCGACTTCGAGCAGGTGCTGCGGGTCAACCTCGTCGGCACCTTCCTGACGATCCGCGAGGCCATCCCCGCGCTGCGCAACGGTGATGGCCCCGCTGTGGTGAACTTCAGCTCGACGTCGGCGGAGTTCGCCCATCCGTACATGTCGGCGTACGCGGCGTCCAAGGGCGGGATCCTGTCGATGACCCACACCTTGGCGCTGGAGTTCGCGAAGGACGGCATCCGCTTCAACTGCGTTCAGCCCGGCTCGATCTCATCGGGAATGACCGACGGCACCGGTCAGGCCCGGCAGAGCGTCGGCCCGGGGCTGCCCGACGACGCCGACTACTCGCTGTTCGGCAGACTGCAGCCGATGCTGGCCATCGACGGCGGCGCGATGTTCGCCGACCCGTCCGCCGTCGCGTCGGTGGTGGCGATGCTCGGCTCGCCCGACGCGTTCTTCGTCACCGGCACCGAGGTGCGCGTCGACGGCGGCACCCACATGTGA
- a CDS encoding 3-ketosteroid-delta-1-dehydrogenase, producing MNTAHHSTIPAGLPVLDTTVDLLVVGSGTGMGAALAAHAGGLSVLIVEKSEYVGGSTARSGGALWFPASEVIKADGGGDTPERAATYLDAVVGDTAPGSRRSAFLKHVDATVDLLRRATPMRLFWAREYSDYHPEHPGGTATGRTCECRPLDIAVLDEYLPKLRPGVMEVKIPMPTTGADYRWLNLMSRVPRKGIPLVAKRLGQGLGGLLLGRRYAAGGQALAAGLFAGVLRAGIPIWTETSLQRLVTDDGGRVTGAVVDHLGREVTVTARRGVILAAGGFDHHMDMRWKFQSERLGEHASLGAETNTGDAIRVAQDLGAAIDLMDQSWWFPAVAALPDGDPKVMLAERSLPGSLIVDQTGDRFVNESCDYMSFGQRLLDRERAGNPVESMWIVFDQQYRNSYVFAAELFPRMPIPKNWYDAGIAHRADDLAELGRKMGVPDARFVGTVERFNEMAHAGQDSDFERGRSAYDRYYGDLTVTPNPNLRALDRGPFYAVKMVLSDLGTCGGLRADERARVMREDGTPIDGLYAIGNTAANAFGATYPGAGATIAQGLVYGYIAAQDAARR from the coding sequence GTGAACACTGCGCACCACAGCACCATTCCGGCGGGACTGCCCGTCCTCGACACCACCGTCGACCTCCTGGTGGTGGGTTCCGGGACCGGCATGGGCGCCGCGCTCGCCGCGCACGCGGGCGGCCTGTCGGTGCTGATCGTGGAGAAGTCGGAGTACGTCGGAGGGTCGACGGCACGGTCCGGTGGCGCGCTGTGGTTCCCCGCCAGCGAGGTGATCAAGGCCGATGGGGGTGGGGACACCCCAGAGCGGGCCGCGACGTACCTCGACGCGGTGGTCGGCGACACCGCACCGGGTTCGCGACGTTCGGCCTTCCTGAAACACGTCGACGCCACCGTCGACCTGCTGCGCCGCGCCACGCCGATGCGGCTGTTCTGGGCCAGGGAGTACTCCGACTACCACCCGGAGCACCCCGGCGGTACCGCGACGGGCCGCACGTGCGAGTGCCGGCCGCTCGACATCGCGGTGCTCGACGAGTATCTGCCGAAGCTGCGTCCGGGCGTGATGGAGGTCAAGATCCCCATGCCCACCACCGGTGCCGACTACCGCTGGCTGAACCTGATGTCGCGGGTGCCGCGCAAGGGAATCCCGTTGGTGGCCAAGCGGCTCGGGCAGGGCCTCGGTGGTCTTCTGCTGGGGCGCCGGTATGCGGCCGGCGGTCAGGCGCTGGCGGCGGGTCTGTTCGCCGGAGTGCTGCGCGCCGGTATCCCGATCTGGACCGAGACCTCGCTACAACGCCTCGTCACCGACGACGGTGGACGAGTGACGGGGGCGGTCGTCGACCACCTTGGCCGCGAGGTCACCGTGACCGCGCGCCGCGGGGTCATCCTCGCCGCCGGTGGCTTCGACCACCACATGGACATGCGCTGGAAGTTCCAGTCCGAGAGGCTGGGCGAACATGCGAGCCTCGGCGCGGAGACCAACACCGGTGACGCCATCCGAGTGGCCCAGGATCTCGGCGCGGCCATCGACCTCATGGACCAGTCGTGGTGGTTCCCCGCGGTCGCCGCGTTGCCCGACGGCGACCCGAAAGTGATGCTGGCCGAACGGTCACTGCCCGGATCGCTCATCGTCGACCAGACGGGCGACCGGTTCGTCAACGAATCGTGCGACTACATGTCCTTCGGCCAACGGCTGCTCGACCGGGAGCGTGCCGGCAACCCGGTCGAATCGATGTGGATCGTGTTCGACCAGCAGTACCGCAACAGCTACGTCTTCGCCGCCGAACTGTTCCCGCGGATGCCGATTCCGAAGAACTGGTACGACGCCGGCATCGCCCACCGCGCCGACGACCTGGCCGAGCTCGGCCGGAAGATGGGGGTGCCGGACGCGCGGTTCGTGGGGACGGTCGAGCGGTTCAACGAAATGGCCCACGCCGGACAGGATTCCGACTTCGAGCGTGGTCGCAGCGCCTACGACCGGTATTACGGCGACCTGACCGTCACCCCGAACCCGAACCTGCGCGCGCTCGACCGAGGACCGTTCTACGCCGTCAAGATGGTGCTCAGTGATCTCGGCACCTGCGGTGGCCTGCGCGCCGACGAGCGGGCCCGGGTCATGCGGGAGGACGGCACGCCGATCGACGGCCTGTACGCGATCGGCAACACCGCCGCCAACGCGTTCGGTGCGACATACCCCGGCGCCGGCGCGACGATCGCCCAGGGTCTTGTGTACGGCTACATCGCCGCACAAGATGCAGCGAGAAGGTGA
- a CDS encoding SDR family NAD(P)-dependent oxidoreductase: MTDLDKYGPWAVIAGGSEGVGAEFARSLAADGFHLVLIARKPGPLDETAESCRELGAEVRTLSLDLLDAEATARIVEATSDIDVGLLIYNAGASTCNDPFLDADLAEWRKIIDLNMTRMLELTQHFGRRMVAQSRGGIILVGSLSGYMGAVRHSVYSGVKAFSRMFAESLWLELREQGVDVLELVLGVTRTPAMERVGLRFDIPGFIVNEPAEVAREGLDHLGDGPVHVAGGNADRAAHNSGPDRAKIVLDSHMAIQRLIGARP; this comes from the coding sequence ATGACCGACCTCGACAAGTACGGGCCGTGGGCCGTCATCGCCGGTGGATCCGAAGGTGTGGGTGCGGAGTTCGCCCGGTCACTGGCGGCCGATGGCTTCCACCTCGTCCTGATCGCCCGCAAACCCGGCCCGCTCGACGAGACGGCAGAGTCCTGCCGCGAGCTCGGCGCCGAGGTGCGCACACTGTCACTGGACCTGCTCGACGCCGAGGCCACCGCCCGCATCGTCGAAGCGACCTCCGACATCGACGTGGGTCTGCTGATCTACAACGCCGGCGCCAGCACCTGCAACGACCCGTTCCTGGATGCCGACCTCGCCGAATGGCGCAAGATCATCGACCTCAACATGACCCGAATGCTGGAACTGACACAGCATTTCGGCCGCCGCATGGTCGCGCAGTCGCGCGGCGGCATCATCCTCGTCGGATCGCTGTCGGGCTACATGGGAGCGGTGCGGCATTCGGTGTATTCAGGGGTGAAGGCCTTCAGCCGGATGTTCGCCGAAAGTCTGTGGCTGGAACTGCGCGAGCAAGGGGTCGACGTCCTCGAACTGGTTCTGGGCGTCACGCGCACACCGGCGATGGAGCGCGTCGGCCTGAGATTCGACATCCCCGGCTTCATCGTCAACGAACCCGCCGAGGTCGCCCGCGAGGGACTTGATCATCTCGGCGACGGACCCGTGCACGTCGCAGGCGGCAACGCCGACCGGGCGGCGCACAACAGCGGCCCGGACCGCGCGAAGATCGTCCTGGACTCGCACATGGCGATCCAGCGGCTCATCGGGGCCCGGCCGTGA
- a CDS encoding nuclear transport factor 2 family protein, whose product MTEDRLAALEARLRRLEDERDIQRVIAGYGPCVDAANAAGAADLWTEDGSYDVEGWRMTGRDDIRAMVDSDGHRALVAGGCCHFLGPAVVTVDGDEAVAVCESLVLRRTPDAATDYLVWRAAANHFHLRRAGGTWRIAARTTRLLDGNPDAHRLLTAGLAGERVALS is encoded by the coding sequence GTGACCGAGGACCGGTTGGCGGCCCTCGAGGCGCGGCTGCGTCGCCTGGAAGACGAACGCGACATCCAGCGGGTCATCGCCGGCTACGGCCCCTGCGTCGACGCCGCGAACGCAGCCGGCGCCGCGGACCTGTGGACCGAGGACGGCAGCTACGACGTCGAGGGCTGGCGTATGACCGGCCGCGACGACATCCGGGCGATGGTCGATTCGGACGGTCACCGGGCGCTCGTGGCAGGCGGATGCTGTCACTTCCTCGGGCCCGCGGTGGTCACCGTCGACGGCGACGAGGCCGTCGCCGTGTGCGAATCACTGGTATTGCGGAGGACGCCGGACGCAGCCACCGACTACCTCGTGTGGCGCGCGGCGGCAAACCACTTCCACCTGCGGCGCGCCGGGGGCACGTGGCGGATCGCGGCACGCACGACACGTCTGCTCGACGGCAATCCGGACGCGCACCGACTGCTCACCGCCGGCCTCGCGGGGGAGCGGGTCGCCCTGTCCTGA
- a CDS encoding Rieske 2Fe-2S domain-containing protein: MTSDIDEVRQIEADAAPARFARGWHCLGLTREFGDGKPHTVNAFGQKLVVFRGGDGKINVLDGYCRHMGGDLSQGEVKGNEIACPFHDWRWGGDGRCKQVPYSKRAPRLARTATWATLEQDGMLFVWNDPERKPPPADVTIPRIEGATSDEWTDWHWYTTVVNTNCREVIDNVVDMAHFFYIHGSLPTHFKNIFEGHVATQYMNSAGRADLQPPEGPKMLGTTSVASYHGPSFMIDDLTYHYEEADHHTVLINCHYPIDANSFVLQYGIIVKKSEALPDDLAVQTAVALGDFVKMGFEQDVEIWKNKARIDNPLLCEEDGPVYQLRRWYEQFYVDVADVTPDMVDRFEYEIDTTRPREEWMKIVEANVEARASATSAG; encoded by the coding sequence ATGACGTCCGACATCGACGAAGTTCGGCAGATCGAAGCCGACGCGGCACCGGCCCGGTTCGCCCGCGGATGGCACTGCCTGGGGTTGACACGCGAGTTCGGCGACGGAAAGCCCCACACCGTCAACGCCTTCGGTCAGAAGCTCGTCGTCTTCCGCGGCGGTGACGGCAAGATCAACGTGCTCGACGGCTACTGTCGCCACATGGGCGGCGACCTGAGCCAGGGCGAGGTCAAGGGCAACGAGATCGCCTGCCCGTTCCACGACTGGCGCTGGGGCGGCGACGGCCGCTGCAAGCAGGTGCCGTACAGCAAGCGGGCGCCCCGGCTGGCGCGTACCGCGACGTGGGCCACGCTCGAACAGGACGGCATGCTGTTCGTCTGGAACGACCCCGAGCGCAAACCCCCGCCCGCCGACGTGACGATCCCGCGCATCGAGGGCGCCACCAGTGACGAGTGGACCGACTGGCACTGGTACACGACGGTGGTCAACACGAACTGTCGCGAGGTCATCGACAACGTCGTGGACATGGCGCACTTCTTCTACATCCACGGATCGCTGCCGACGCACTTCAAGAACATCTTCGAAGGTCACGTCGCCACCCAGTACATGAACAGCGCGGGCCGCGCCGACCTGCAGCCGCCGGAGGGACCGAAGATGCTGGGCACCACCTCGGTGGCGTCCTATCACGGTCCGTCGTTCATGATCGACGACCTGACCTACCACTACGAAGAAGCCGATCACCACACCGTGCTGATCAACTGTCACTACCCGATCGACGCGAATTCTTTTGTGCTGCAGTACGGGATCATCGTCAAGAAGTCCGAGGCGCTGCCCGACGACCTGGCGGTGCAGACCGCGGTGGCGCTCGGCGACTTCGTCAAGATGGGCTTCGAGCAGGACGTGGAGATCTGGAAGAACAAGGCCCGCATCGACAATCCGCTGCTGTGCGAGGAGGACGGACCGGTGTACCAGCTGCGGCGCTGGTACGAGCAGTTCTACGTCGACGTCGCCGACGTCACCCCGGACATGGTCGACCGCTTCGAATACGAGATCGACACCACCCGCCCGCGGGAGGAGTGGATGAAGATCGTGGAGGCCAACGTCGAAGCGCGGGCGTCGGCGACGAGCGCGGGATGA
- a CDS encoding ferredoxin, with protein sequence MSVRPDNRLDDAPMAPVTCRACGADVLARKSSWEQSSVQWNAEAAQRCPQRRDSEALAGHGRQTVFLSCSELSESIVDAVRSGRLSIVDETVDAAP encoded by the coding sequence ATGAGCGTCCGGCCCGACAACCGGCTCGACGACGCCCCGATGGCGCCGGTGACCTGCCGGGCGTGCGGTGCGGACGTACTCGCGCGCAAGAGCAGCTGGGAACAGAGCAGCGTGCAGTGGAACGCCGAGGCGGCACAACGCTGTCCGCAGCGGCGAGACAGCGAGGCGCTCGCCGGTCACGGCAGGCAGACCGTGTTCCTGTCCTGCTCGGAACTGTCCGAGTCGATCGTCGACGCGGTACGGAGCGGTCGGTTGAGCATCGTCGACGAAACGGTGGACGCGGCGCCGTAG
- a CDS encoding SDR family NAD(P)-dependent oxidoreductase, with amino-acid sequence MTEYIITGNSDAPVAVVTGASRGAGRGIARALIASGWRVYLTGRTVDSLGEGSVAVPLDHRDDAAVAEFFARVEREAGRLDLLVNNAAAVHDGLTGRDPFWARPVELGDILDVGLRSSYVASWYAAPLLVRGPRGLIVFTSSPGSVCYMHGPAYGAQKAGIDKMAADMAVDFRGTPVHTVSIWMGILLTEKLRGAFDGNPEGLAALAEHAETPEFTGRVIDALYRDPARESLSGHTVIGAELAARYGITDEDGRQPVSHRDMLGAPRTPSDVVVR; translated from the coding sequence GTGACCGAATACATCATCACCGGGAACAGCGATGCGCCGGTGGCCGTCGTGACCGGTGCGAGTCGCGGGGCCGGCCGCGGTATCGCGCGTGCGCTGATCGCGTCCGGGTGGCGGGTGTACCTGACGGGCCGCACCGTCGACAGCCTCGGCGAGGGCTCGGTCGCGGTGCCGCTCGACCACCGGGACGACGCGGCGGTGGCCGAGTTCTTCGCACGCGTGGAACGCGAGGCCGGCCGGCTCGACCTGCTGGTCAACAACGCCGCCGCGGTCCACGATGGGCTGACCGGTCGAGACCCGTTCTGGGCCAGACCCGTCGAGCTCGGTGACATTCTCGATGTCGGCCTGCGGTCGTCGTATGTGGCGTCGTGGTATGCCGCGCCCCTGCTGGTGCGTGGCCCTCGCGGGCTGATCGTCTTCACCTCCTCGCCGGGGTCGGTGTGCTACATGCACGGCCCGGCCTACGGGGCGCAGAAGGCGGGCATCGACAAGATGGCGGCCGATATGGCGGTCGACTTCCGCGGCACGCCGGTGCACACCGTGTCGATCTGGATGGGCATTCTGCTGACCGAGAAGCTGCGCGGTGCCTTCGACGGCAATCCGGAGGGGCTGGCGGCGTTGGCCGAGCATGCCGAGACGCCGGAGTTCACCGGCCGCGTGATCGATGCGCTCTACCGCGACCCGGCGCGCGAATCCCTCAGCGGGCACACGGTGATCGGGGCGGAACTGGCGGCGCGGTACGGAATCACCGACGAGGATGGCCGCCAACCGGTGTCGCACCGCGACATGTTGGGTGCACCGCGGACGCCGAGCGATGTGGTGGTGCGCTGA